In the Flavobacterium pallidum genome, one interval contains:
- a CDS encoding AEC family transporter codes for MENILLIFICLFLGLMLQRVKQMPAQAYKVLNQFIIYVSLPALALYYIPKIVLGTQLLYPLGVAWIGFGFSFLFFSMLGIWLKWPRKLTGCLIIVSGLGNTSFVGFPVIQALYGEQGLQTAIIVDQPGSFVVMATLGIITAMFFSGNKPDFRTIAMKILIFPPFVAFALASLMNVSKFDFPDVLQLVLQKLGATVTPIALVSVGLQLAIDFKSRHWRFLSLGLFFKLFLTPALFFILYRCFFSAKGLAIDVSIMEAAMAPMITGAILASSYGLKPKLSSMMIGIGIPLSFLTLCFWYWVLTLR; via the coding sequence ATGGAAAACATCCTGCTTATTTTTATCTGCCTGTTCCTCGGCCTCATGCTGCAGCGCGTAAAGCAAATGCCTGCGCAGGCGTATAAAGTACTGAACCAGTTTATCATATATGTTTCACTGCCCGCGCTGGCATTATATTATATCCCGAAAATCGTATTGGGGACACAGCTTTTATATCCATTAGGTGTTGCGTGGATTGGTTTTGGATTTTCCTTCTTATTCTTCAGCATGCTTGGGATTTGGCTGAAATGGCCACGAAAACTGACGGGCTGCCTTATTATCGTTTCCGGCCTGGGAAATACTTCTTTTGTTGGTTTTCCTGTGATACAGGCGTTGTACGGCGAACAGGGTTTACAGACGGCAATTATTGTGGACCAGCCGGGATCGTTTGTCGTGATGGCCACTTTGGGAATCATTACGGCCATGTTTTTCTCGGGCAACAAACCGGATTTCAGGACAATTGCGATGAAAATATTGATTTTCCCGCCGTTTGTGGCTTTCGCATTGGCTTCTTTAATGAATGTATCGAAATTCGATTTTCCTGATGTATTGCAACTGGTTTTACAGAAACTGGGTGCCACCGTGACGCCAATTGCGTTGGTGTCCGTTGGGTTGCAACTGGCGATCGATTTCAAAAGCAGGCACTGGCGCTTTTTATCGCTGGGGCTTTTCTTTAAATTATTTCTGACCCCAGCGTTATTTTTTATTTTATACCGCTGTTTTTTTTCGGCAAAAGGATTGGCTATAGATGTTTCCATTATGGAAGCTGCGATGGCCCCGATGATTACCGGTGCGATCCTTGCCTCAAGTTACGGACTGAAACCGAAACTGAGCAGCATGATGATTGGGATTGGGATCCCGTTGTCATTTTTGACATTGTGTTTTTGGTACTGGGTGCTTACATTGCGTTAG
- the meaB gene encoding methylmalonyl Co-A mutase-associated GTPase MeaB, protein MADESKRPITLQEKDGIPPPEIVSEKSALQIRQSRKIQPSAEALISGILQSDKTALSRAITLIESANPDHMDKANAVINGCLPYANRSIRIGITGVPGVGKSTFIEAFGTYLTGLGKKVAVLAVDPSSTLSHGSILGDKTRMEELVKNDHAYIRPSASGEALGGVARKTREAVILCEAAGFEIVIIETVGVGQSETAVHSMTDFFLLLKISGAGDELQGIKRGIMEMADAIVINKADGDNIKRAQLAKTEFGRALHLFPAKDSGWQPTVSTCSAAERQGIAEVWNTILKYLDLTKQNGFFDKKRADQNHYWMMETIERQLKAQFYNRPGMTALLESMKKAVANGEISPFAAAGRLLGEER, encoded by the coding sequence TTGGCAGACGAAAGCAAAAGACCGATAACGCTACAGGAAAAAGACGGCATCCCGCCTCCGGAAATCGTCAGCGAAAAATCGGCGCTGCAAATCAGGCAATCCCGGAAAATACAACCCAGTGCGGAAGCATTGATTTCAGGAATACTCCAAAGTGATAAAACTGCCCTGAGCCGTGCCATTACCTTAATTGAAAGCGCCAATCCTGACCATATGGATAAGGCCAATGCCGTGATCAACGGCTGCCTTCCTTATGCAAACCGTTCCATCCGCATCGGGATCACCGGTGTGCCCGGGGTTGGGAAAAGTACTTTTATTGAAGCTTTCGGGACTTACCTGACCGGCCTGGGTAAAAAAGTCGCTGTTTTAGCTGTTGACCCCAGCAGCACTTTATCCCATGGCAGTATCCTTGGCGACAAGACCCGTATGGAGGAGTTGGTAAAAAACGACCATGCTTACATCAGGCCATCGGCATCCGGGGAAGCTTTAGGCGGTGTTGCACGAAAAACCCGTGAAGCAGTCATTTTATGTGAAGCTGCCGGTTTTGAAATCGTAATCATAGAAACCGTTGGTGTCGGGCAAAGTGAAACGGCGGTACACAGCATGACCGATTTCTTCTTATTATTGAAAATATCCGGTGCCGGCGATGAATTGCAGGGCATCAAACGCGGCATTATGGAAATGGCCGATGCCATCGTGATCAATAAAGCCGATGGCGACAACATCAAAAGGGCACAACTGGCAAAGACAGAATTCGGCAGGGCATTGCATTTATTCCCGGCAAAAGATTCAGGATGGCAGCCCACGGTGTCTACTTGCAGTGCGGCAGAAAGACAGGGGATCGCTGAAGTCTGGAATACTATTTTGAAGTATCTCGATCTCACAAAGCAGAACGGGTTCTTTGATAAAAAACGCGCAGATCAAAACCATTACTGGATGATGGAAACCATTGAGCGGCAATTGAAAGCGCAATTCTATAACCGCCCGGGCATGACGGCCTTGCTGGAAAGCATGAAAAAAGCCGTTGCAAATGGGGAGATATCGCCATTTGCAGCGGCTGGAAGGTTGTTGGGGGAGGAGAGATAA
- a CDS encoding DUF4407 domain-containing protein codes for MFSNFFIWCAGSDTNVLSKCEGSVRTKHVGLGTLVVIPAILGFVSMSYALTTIELVNANKYLPLLGGAVWGMIIFAFDRYIVSTHRKKQGNISELTSITFYLRLVFAFVLGIVVSHPIVVLIFNGSITNRIEKDKVEAINREESSHNMALADYSQKLKELEDKKSCLQSAKSAEETGLKKVFDCGVSTSGHPNHNSNGSASQYPFTKEIQKRIELADEEIKAEKERIALYMQTTLLPNKERSIKRINDAPSDYLKREKTLEKLVKENSIVWLTQFFLMLAFMLVDILPLIFKTFSPFSMYDKILVDDSDILKQLNIESRTKSLQDAYDDISSDYVAAFSKAWNIARISKKYQFNKNILIGFCSGIVITIGLFLYGDVKISTNQLFSLMTISSIVVSIISNFATDLIKKISISLSEPL; via the coding sequence ATGTTTAGCAATTTTTTTATTTGGTGTGCAGGTAGTGATACAAATGTATTGTCTAAGTGTGAAGGCTCTGTTCGTACGAAGCATGTTGGACTAGGAACACTTGTCGTAATCCCTGCAATATTAGGATTTGTTTCGATGTCTTATGCATTGACCACTATTGAATTGGTTAATGCAAACAAGTACCTACCTTTATTAGGAGGAGCGGTATGGGGAATGATAATATTTGCTTTCGACAGATATATAGTATCAACCCACAGGAAAAAGCAAGGTAATATAAGCGAACTTACCAGCATTACGTTTTACTTAAGACTTGTTTTTGCATTTGTCTTAGGAATAGTAGTTTCACACCCCATAGTAGTCCTCATTTTCAATGGCAGTATCACCAACAGGATAGAAAAGGATAAAGTTGAAGCGATAAATCGAGAAGAATCGTCCCATAACATGGCTTTGGCCGATTATTCACAGAAGCTAAAAGAACTTGAAGATAAGAAGTCGTGTCTGCAAAGTGCAAAATCTGCAGAAGAGACCGGGTTAAAAAAGGTATTTGATTGTGGAGTTTCTACTTCAGGACATCCCAACCACAACTCTAATGGTAGTGCTTCGCAATATCCATTTACTAAAGAAATACAAAAAAGGATCGAATTAGCAGATGAAGAAATTAAGGCGGAGAAGGAACGGATAGCATTGTACATGCAAACGACACTACTTCCTAATAAGGAGCGTAGCATAAAAAGAATTAATGATGCGCCCTCCGATTATCTTAAAAGGGAAAAAACTTTAGAGAAGCTGGTTAAAGAGAATTCAATTGTATGGCTGACACAATTCTTTCTAATGCTCGCATTTATGTTGGTTGACATACTTCCCTTGATATTTAAAACTTTTTCTCCATTCTCGATGTATGATAAAATATTAGTCGATGATTCCGATATTTTAAAACAATTGAATATTGAAAGCAGGACCAAATCTTTGCAGGATGCATATGATGATATCAGTTCAGATTATGTAGCAGCTTTTAGTAAAGCATGGAATATAGCGCGTATTAGCAAGAAATACCAGTTTAACAAAAATATTCTCATTGGTTTTTGCTCCGGTATTGTAATAACCATTGGACTCTTTCTTTATGGAGATGTTAAGATTTCGACCAATCAATTATTCAGTCTTATGACAATCTCTTCGATCGTGGTTTCAATCATCTCAAATTTTGCAACAGATTTAATAAAAAAGATCTCAATCTCTTTAAGCGAGCCATTATGA
- a CDS encoding FAD-binding oxidoreductase, whose protein sequence is MNHKINPEIITSLQQIAGVSYVFSDAETRKHYGHDETEDYNFPPEVVVKPATAAEISAILALANEHEIPVIPIGGRTGLSGGALSIHGGIGLSMERFNKIIEIDERNLQVTVEPGVITQALRETVAEKGLFYPVDPSSQGSCFIGGNVAENSGGARAVKYGVTKDYVLNLEVVLPNGKIIWTGANTLKNSTGYNLTQLMTGSEGTLGIITKIVLKLLPLNKHNILMLVPFYKAAEACEAVSAIFRAGIVPSALEFMERDAIDWALRYVEGISIKVKENIQAHLLIEVDGNYPEVLFAEAEKIMAVAEQFQIDEVLFADTDDQKNALWKMRRSIAEAVKSNSVYKEEDTVVPRYELPKLLHGIKEIGAKYGFKSVCYGHAGDGNLHVNIIKSSMSDENWQREVPKGIREIFDLTVSLKGTLSGEHGIGYVQKNYMDIAFTTAHLDIMRSIKKVFDPNNILNPGKIFPDK, encoded by the coding sequence ATGAATCATAAAATAAACCCCGAAATAATCACCAGTTTACAGCAAATTGCCGGAGTGTCCTATGTTTTTTCAGATGCCGAAACGCGAAAGCATTACGGGCATGATGAAACCGAAGATTATAATTTCCCGCCGGAAGTAGTCGTAAAACCGGCAACTGCTGCGGAAATTTCAGCCATCTTAGCCTTGGCCAATGAACACGAGATCCCGGTGATCCCGATAGGAGGGAGGACCGGGCTGAGCGGTGGGGCATTGAGCATTCACGGCGGTATCGGGCTGTCGATGGAACGGTTCAATAAGATTATCGAAATTGATGAACGGAACCTGCAGGTTACGGTAGAGCCCGGTGTCATCACACAGGCATTACGCGAGACGGTTGCTGAAAAAGGACTTTTCTACCCGGTAGATCCCAGCAGCCAGGGAAGTTGTTTTATTGGTGGAAACGTGGCTGAAAATTCAGGGGGTGCCCGTGCCGTAAAATATGGCGTGACCAAAGACTATGTATTGAATCTGGAAGTGGTGCTGCCTAATGGGAAAATCATCTGGACGGGAGCAAACACATTGAAGAATTCGACGGGTTATAACCTGACGCAGTTAATGACAGGCAGCGAAGGCACATTAGGGATTATCACTAAAATCGTGCTGAAACTGCTACCGCTAAACAAGCATAATATCCTGATGCTGGTGCCATTTTACAAAGCGGCAGAAGCCTGTGAAGCGGTTTCGGCGATATTCAGGGCGGGGATTGTCCCGAGCGCTTTGGAGTTTATGGAACGTGATGCGATTGACTGGGCATTGCGCTATGTGGAAGGCATCAGCATAAAGGTAAAAGAAAACATACAGGCTCACCTGCTCATTGAAGTGGACGGCAATTATCCCGAAGTGCTTTTTGCGGAAGCGGAGAAAATCATGGCCGTTGCTGAGCAATTCCAGATCGATGAGGTGTTGTTTGCCGACACCGACGACCAGAAAAATGCTTTATGGAAAATGCGTCGCAGCATTGCCGAAGCGGTCAAATCCAATTCGGTTTACAAAGAAGAGGATACGGTCGTGCCGCGTTACGAGCTTCCAAAGTTGTTGCACGGCATTAAGGAAATAGGCGCGAAATATGGATTTAAATCGGTGTGTTATGGCCACGCCGGTGACGGCAACCTGCATGTCAATATCATAAAAAGTAGTATGTCTGATGAAAACTGGCAAAGGGAAGTCCCGAAAGGCATCCGCGAAATCTTTGACCTCACAGTGTCGCTTAAAGGGACGCTTTCCGGTGAACATGGTATCGGTTATGTGCAGAAAAACTATATGGATATTGCTTTTACCACGGCCCATCTGGATATTATGCGCAGTATCAAAAAAGTCTTTGATCCTAATAATATATTGAATCCAGGTAAGATTTTCCCGGATAAATAG
- a CDS encoding SH3 domain-containing protein translates to MKKVLISTFLITAIGFLTALGLLKAIKIIYAGKPQTHTTNESANQKINTLPSPNKGDSARPDSGNPSKSIDSTVEKIPDTKKPNPTKKPANKHNNSSAGGKVVRNQEPSTVINEVSTGKTGNNTESSEKGNASQAEVNENKPEIKPETIIQVEKANKLPKQELQFTKTGGKIRFNSKSFSDKNQLPIRKSADPESPEVGDFFSEIKGKTSLKYLSKSTEKVKIDNMEDYWYKIPLKDGGVGFVFGYYLIDFKSL, encoded by the coding sequence ATGAAAAAAGTACTAATCTCAACTTTCCTGATTACAGCCATAGGTTTTTTAACGGCATTAGGCCTGCTTAAGGCTATTAAAATCATCTATGCTGGCAAACCACAAACGCACACTACAAATGAAAGTGCAAATCAAAAAATAAATACGCTGCCAAGTCCAAATAAAGGAGACAGCGCGCGTCCAGACTCTGGCAACCCTTCGAAATCTATTGATTCTACAGTAGAAAAAATACCTGATACTAAAAAGCCAAATCCTACGAAAAAGCCCGCCAATAAGCATAATAATTCAAGTGCAGGAGGAAAGGTCGTGAGAAATCAAGAACCTTCTACAGTAATAAATGAAGTCAGCACAGGGAAGACCGGCAATAATACTGAGAGTTCAGAAAAAGGAAATGCATCACAGGCTGAAGTAAATGAAAACAAACCTGAAATTAAACCTGAAACGATAATTCAGGTTGAGAAAGCAAATAAACTTCCAAAGCAGGAACTTCAATTTACGAAAACAGGAGGAAAAATAAGATTCAATTCTAAATCGTTCAGTGATAAAAATCAATTGCCAATAAGAAAAAGTGCAGACCCTGAAAGCCCTGAAGTTGGAGACTTTTTTAGTGAAATAAAGGGTAAAACATCTCTTAAATACCTGTCAAAGTCAACTGAAAAAGTAAAAATTGATAATATGGAAGATTATTGGTATAAAATCCCTTTGAAAGATGGTGGAGTTGGGTTTGTATTCGGATATTATTTAATTGATTTTAAATCCTTATAA